Sequence from the Sciurus carolinensis chromosome 1, mSciCar1.2, whole genome shotgun sequence genome:
TGCCTAATGATACGCTTCTCAGAATGTATTCCCACCACTTAGTAACATAACTGTACTATAAATACGATGATCAAAAAAAAGCCCACATCAGGGAACCCCCTTCGTCCTGAGCAAACCAGGATGCTGGTCAATCTAAGTAAGTTTActatttttactttctctcttTCCAATATAAAAAGTTCCACAAGGGCAGGGATCTGTGTCTACTGGATTTACATAGAACAGTACATGGCACataataggtgttcaataaataggGCTTATCCGCCCACCCCACTGTCCATCACCTTAATTAGCCTGCTAAAAGTTATTAGCAATATAATTTTGATCTCTACAGATTTAATTTCACTACAATTTGAAATGGTGGCATTATAGAATATGaccaacaaaaggaaaaacagatacAAAAATGTCCATACACCTATTGAGTCATGCCCACTCTCTAAAGCCAAGCCAGGATCTTCACAACATATTGTTATCAAAATATTCACGACCCACACATTACAGAGTTCAGGTCAAATGGCCTAATTTTGGAAAGAACCTTCGATATTTCTACAATACCTAAGCAAAGTAGCAGTTTCCAGTACATGCAACTGAGACCTGCAACACAGAAAACAGGCCAATTCTTACCTCCTGTGTAGAGAAATGAGCCAGAGAGGCCTCCAAAGTAGATGAGAGCCAAGTGCTCCAGTTTCAGAGAGGACAGGTAGTAGAGGCAAGCGGCACAGACACAGCCCAGGGTGTACAGGAAGACTCCAAACCGGACAACATCCTGGGGTTCCAAGATGCGGTCCACCAGGGTCCTGTCATCACTCTTTTTGTGGTCAATGCCCTTGGAAAAGTCATAGTAAGTGTTGACTAAGTTGCCGGCCCCGTGTACAGCCAGGACAGCCACCGCACAACCCACCAAAAGCCTAGGGTCCAGGACGCCCTGGAATCTGTATGCCAGGGCACTGCCCAGGGCCACCGGGGTGAGCGAGGCACTGAAGCTCCAGGGCCTCAGGGCCAGCACGTAGGAGGCGCACTTCTGCCTCCAGGAGCGCTGGGGTGGCCTGTCCTGCTCGGGCCAGTCGCTCGCCAGCGGGTCCCGGTCGCCGGTCTTGGCCGTCTCTCCCGCCTGGATGTTAATCTTCTCCCCCGGGGCCTGCAAAGCAGCCATGGAAGCTGCACGTGGCTAAGATCAACTCTAAAAGCCAGCCACTCGCAGTCACCGCCCCGGGCGAGCACAGGCGGGGCGGCCGGGCCTGACCTTTCTTTGGTTCCACCCGGGGCGGGGCGGGAGTGGCGATGGGGCCTGGGGGCAGCAGCGAGCCGGCCTGGCACTCCACGAGGCCCGGCGGCGCCGCCCCGACCACCCGCCACCTGGCGAGGCCTAACTCCAGCCCCACGCCCGGCGCTAAAGCTCCCGGTCCCGCCTCGGCCGCCTCCCGCGGGCCGCAGGGCCCGCCATCTTGTGCGCCGGCCTCAGGAGGCCCGCCCGGAAACCGAGGCCGCGGCGTGCGCTGGGCCGGGCCGAGCGGTGCCGAGCGGCGCCGGAgggtggggcggggcctgggggcgGGGCCAAAGGCCAGAGCTCCCTGCACCCCGGGATCCACGACTTCTCCAGCGCGCCCGGCCCTGCTGCTGCTTCCCGACTCCTGGAAACCGCTTCATCCAGCACCCCGAGACCCCAAGCCGCGTGGCCTTGCGACTTAGCGGACACTTTCACTCATTCGAATAGAATTCGCTAATTTATTCATGCAACAATTTATTGGGCTCCTGTGCACAGACACTATTCATGTTCTGTCGAAATACAGATGCTGCTTGTCTTCGACTGCCCCAATATTTTACATCGAAAACACATTCGGTAATACATCAAGCCTGTGAATCGTAGCTTTGCCTACCTTAAACAAGCTCAAAAACACATTAGCCCACAGTTAATGAAGGGTTGAATAGCTTATGTTATGCAtttatttgatactggggattgaacccttgaACCTGGGGTTCTGTAtgactaagctacatccccaacctttctcttttttaattattattttttggtttgagacagggtccattctaggttgctgaagctgacctcaaacttggctgtccttctgcctcagcctccctagtcactgggatcacagatgttcaccaccatgcctggccagtatttcatgtaatttataaaatgttgtaCAGAAAGTGAAAATCCGTGGCTGTATGGGAGTACTTCTGCACCactgtaaagattaaaaaaaaaaaaaaaatcaaactactgAAAGCTGGGAACCGTCTGTACTCAGCAAGGATGTATTAACCTCTTCCCAACTTTTCATTCAGTCACATCTGTTGGTAGCTGGAAATCTGCCATggtgggagtatttacaccaGGCAAATCAGCAAATGCTTGATAACTGTTAAGTTGCCTAGACTTGAGAAAGTGGCAAAGAAGAAGTTAATAAAGCAGATGAAACTTAGTGTGTCAGCTCTATAGTATTATATTGTGATTAGCACCAAAGGTTTGAGGAATCATTCTTCCAGTGTTAGAAAATTATTATCCAATTCGGCAAAGTGGCTCAGGACTCATGGCCTTGACTCCCTAGTTAAGTCCCGATATCTCTTGGTTATTTCACTTTCCTCTTTTGattaacataaaagaaaataacaaccaATATTCACATCAGAACTACACTTATTGGTCAATTGCAATCACAGGGAGGCTACACATAATCAAAGAAAGCACATTGTGAAAACTAGCAATATGGAATTTTCAATAAAGGATATCGTACatgttatttgtaaaataagtgCAACACATAA
This genomic interval carries:
- the Ubiad1 gene encoding ubiA prenyltransferase domain-containing protein 1, whose protein sequence is MAALQAPGEKINIQAGETAKTGDRDPLASDWPEQDRPPQRSWRQKCASYVLALRPWSFSASLTPVALGSALAYRFQGVLDPRLLVGCAVAVLAVHGAGNLVNTYYDFSKGIDHKKSDDRTLVDRILEPQDVVRFGVFLYTLGCVCAACLYYLSSLKLEHLALIYFGGLSGSFLYTGGIGFKYVALGDLVILITFGPLAVMFAYAVQVGSLAIFPLVYAIPLALSTEAILHSNNTRDMESDRAAGIVTLAILIGPTFSYVLYNTLLFLPYLIFSILATRCSISLALPLLTIPMAFSLERQFRSQAFNKLPQRTAKLNLLLGLFYVFGIILAPAGSLPKL